DNA from Sorangium aterium:
GCGGGTAAAGAGCTCATTGTTCGCGCTGGTGGTCCAGTTCACGTTGTGTCCCCAGTACCCGCCGATATCCGTGGTCCAGTAGGGCATGCCCGCGAGCGAGAAGTTGAGCCCCGCGGGGATCTGCTTGGCATAGGTCGCGAAATTACTGTCGATGTCTCCCGACCAGCACGTCGTGGCGTACCGCTGCTGGCCGGCGAAGGCGCTGCGGGTGAGGACGTAGACCCGCTTTGGCTTCGGGCCGATGCTACGCCAATGCTCGTACACCCCCGCGGCGTGTCCCAGGGGATAAGCGTTCAGGTACAGCGCGCCCTTGCCGAGCGCGGTATCAGCCGCCCGCACGTTCACGGGGTCCGGATAGGCCTGGGGTTCGGTGTTGTCTGCCCAGATGCCATCCCAGCCGTACGGCCCCAGCAGGCGATCGTGGATCTGCTGGTACACCAGCGCTCTGGCGGCGGGGTTGAACGTGTCGTAGAAGCGGTGTGTCCCGCTGCTCGGGTACAGAGCTCCAATTTCATTGAGCGCGTTGTAGTTGCCCATCTCTCCGGCCTTCCGCTCGGTGTTCACGCGTTGATACACGGGCCAGATCGATATCATCGTGTGAACGTTGGCCTTGTGCATCTCGGCGATGAGGGCCGCTGGATCCGGGTAGCGGCGTTCATCCATGAAGTGGGAGCCCCACGCGTACGGGGTCCAGTAGTCCCAGTCTTGAACGATGCAGTCGACGGGAATTTTGTTGTCGCGGTAGCCGTCCTTGATCCTCAGCAGCTCGGCCTGGCTGCCGTACTTGTCCTTCGACTGGAAGAGCCCGTAGGCCCACTTCGGGAACAGCGGGGCCGCGCCGGTCGCGGTGCGGTACTGGGCTACTATCTGATCGATGCTCGGACCATAGAAGAAGTAGTAGTCCACCATCTCGCCGGCTTCGGACGAGTAGCTGTACTTGCTGTTGTTGGACCTGGTCCCGTCGAAGTTCGAGGTGGAATAGTTGTCCCAGAAGATCCCGTAGCCCTTGTTGGACACCAGCACCGGAATGTTGATCTCCGTGTTGGCGTTGACGATGCGCCGGGTCGTCCCTTTGCGGTTCATCACGTTGTCCTGGTGCTGGCCAAGACCGAACAGGGCTTCGTCGGCGGGTGATTTGAAGACGGTCTCGACGCGGTTGGTGCTGACGCCCTCGACGGTCGCGGGCGTCAAGGTCTTGCTGTCTTCCGACAGGAGAACGCCGTCGTTCAGGTCGGTGTATGTGACCAGGCCGTCGGTCGTGTTGACGTTGATCTTCAACCGTGAAGTGGTGATGGTCACGGTCCCCGAATTCTCCGCGACGCAGAAGCTCGGCTTGTCCCACTCCTTGTTGACGGACAGAGATTTCTTGTCCGGGGGTGAAGCGGCCGTGGTGTACTGGACTCTGATTATGCTTTCATTGCAGACCTCCAGTCTCAGCAGGCCGGTCTCCAGGTTGAAGGTGACGCCGGTGGCGTCGGCGGCATAGAGCCCGGTCTCTGGAGGTGCAGGCGGGCAAGCCAGCTGGTCGTCGTCGCCTCCCTGGCCTCCGGAACCGCCGCCGCCGCCGACCCCGGCCGCACCGGCTGTACCGGTCGTACCGGTCGTACCGGTCGTACCGCCTCCCCCCACCCCGCTGGTCGTGCCAGCGGCGCTGGTCGACGCGCCTTCGGCACCCGGATCGGGGGTGGTGGACCCGCCCGAGCACGCGCCGCCGAGCGGCAAGAGGCCGATCAGAGCCGCGTAGAGATGACGGTTAATCAAGTTTCGCATGACTCCTCGCAAGCAACAGAGTGCATGATGGTTCTCCCGACTTCGATGATGTATGCCAGCTGTAAGAGCGCGGACTGCCCCCATGCGGCCGGGGCACGGAGCTGTTTCCGCCTGCGCTTCGCACCGCTGAATCAGCATGGGAGCATCTGGAAATAGCCCGCTGATCCCGCTCGCTTGGGAGAGGCGGAGCGCGCGACGGAATAGGATGTGGGAAAGCTGCTGGTGCCGGACGAACGCTGGGAGCGACTTGAACCGCTACTTCCGAAGACGGAGCCGAATCCGCAGGGCGGCCGGCCGCGTACGCCTGGTTGGATCGCCTTGACGAGGATCTCGTTCGTGCTCGAGGCGGGGTCCCTCGGGAGTACCTGCCGCGAGAGCTCGGCTACAGCGGAGCGCCTCGCTGGCGCAGGCTGCCCGACTGTCCATTCCCAAGGTTGCCATCCGGCCGCACCGCCAGTATCGCCGGATTCGTGACGAAATCATCTCCGGTGGACAGCACTCAGGCTTTCACGACAGGCGTCGAATGAACGATGCTCGTCGTGTTCTCTGGCGGATCGCCCTTGGCAAAACGCCAATCACCATCGATCAGCGATCGCTTTCTCGAAGGCCGAGCGAACAGAATCGGTGCAAAAATCGATCAAAAGTGAATGGATGACGAAGAACTCGGTGCCCACGGGGACCGAGGAGGCCGAAGCGAAAGGATGCCCCTCGACCGCAATGTGAACGCTCACATGATTGATGTCAATTCCAATCAACCGGCCCGCGGGCATCCTCGAGGCCGAGGGAGGACGAGGCTGGCGGGGCCGCTCCGGAGCGCCGCGTCAAGAGGGGGAGCGCTGGACCGCGGTCATCGCTTTACCGCC
Protein-coding regions in this window:
- a CDS encoding glycoside hydrolase family 31 protein, encoding MRNLINRHLYAALIGLLPLGGACSGGSTTPDPGAEGASTSAAGTTSGVGGGGTTGTTGTTGTAGAAGVGGGGGSGGQGGDDDQLACPPAPPETGLYAADATGVTFNLETGLLRLEVCNESIIRVQYTTAASPPDKKSLSVNKEWDKPSFCVAENSGTVTITTSRLKINVNTTDGLVTYTDLNDGVLLSEDSKTLTPATVEGVSTNRVETVFKSPADEALFGLGQHQDNVMNRKGTTRRIVNANTEINIPVLVSNKGYGIFWDNYSTSNFDGTRSNNSKYSYSSEAGEMVDYYFFYGPSIDQIVAQYRTATGAAPLFPKWAYGLFQSKDKYGSQAELLRIKDGYRDNKIPVDCIVQDWDYWTPYAWGSHFMDERRYPDPAALIAEMHKANVHTMISIWPVYQRVNTERKAGEMGNYNALNEIGALYPSSGTHRFYDTFNPAARALVYQQIHDRLLGPYGWDGIWADNTEPQAYPDPVNVRAADTALGKGALYLNAYPLGHAAGVYEHWRSIGPKPKRVYVLTRSAFAGQQRYATTCWSGDIDSNFATYAKQIPAGLNFSLAGMPYWTTDIGGYWGHNVNWTTSANNELFTRWFQYGAFSPIFRIHGGGSRELYSDSWSAATKANLLKIDNLRYRLMPYIYSLAWKVTSEGYTMMRHLVFDYPNDAKVFNIKDQFLFGPAFLVNPVTTAGATSRSVYLPAGTWYDFWTGSTTDGGRTASVPAPLSEMPLFVKAGSIVPMGPSVQYATQSIDPLEIRIYTGQDGSFTLYEDEGDSYSYEEGKYSTIPFTWNESTKKLTIGARKGSYTGMPASRTFRIVRVGSNHGAGVDVTAAPDQMVTYNGSEVVVTAN